The nucleotide sequence GCATGTCAAAGAAATTATTGTCGGCGATGGGGAAGCCCGCAAGAGGTATGTTTTGGTTTACAACCCCAAAGAAGCCCAGCACCAACGCGAGGAACGCAAAAAACTACTGGAAAAACTGCAGACGGAACTGGATGGGCTTAAACAGTTACCGCATGAGGCCCATAGCAAAGCGGCCTGCCGCCTGCGGTCCCATCCTTCCTACGGAAAATATCTTCGCCAGTTAAAAGACGGAACGCTTCGCATCAACAAACAGGCGATCCGGGATGCGGAAAAGTATGACGGGAAATACTTGATTCGAACTTCCGATGATACCTTGTCCCCGGAAGATGTGGCCCTGGGTTACAAACAACTGATAGAAGTCGAGGACGCTTTTCGAACATTGAAATCGACGTTGGAATTGCGCCCGATGTACCACCGATTGGAGGATCGCATTCGCGCTCATATTCTGCTCAGTTGGCTGGCACTTTTGCTGGTTCGAATCGTGGAAGTCGATACCGGGGAATCCTGGCGAAAGGTTCGGGACGAATTGCAACGATTAGCTTTAGGTCATTTTTNTTGTCGAACTCAGGATCTAATTTATCATCCAAAAATAAATCCCGTCCTGGGAAAATAAAATCTGTCCAAGGATAATAAATCATGTCCATGAAGCCTAGCGTGACCAGGGTTTTGCCTGGATCCATGCTGGGTTTTCTGTTGATAGGGGGACAGGGTATAGGGAGGAAAGGGTTGAGGGATCAGGTTTTATCCCAATATACCCATCCCTTTTTCCTCTCTCCTTACCCCTGCTCCCTATCCCCTCCAAATATTTCCCTGGACATTTCCCAACGTTCCATTTCCCTCATCCCTTCCCCCTAATCCCCTAATTTCTTCCAATTTGGCGGACACTTTTTATTTTCCTCCCATTTTGCACCAACTGGTTCCTCAAATCCCGAAAACCCTTGTGCGGCAAGGGATTGGAGGCTTTGGTAGGGCTTAAGTGGGATGGACATGAATTATTTTCTCTTGACATAGTAGGGAAATTAAAATGGAATCATCTCGTTCAGTTCGGTTTTATTGTTTAGAGGGGGCAGGGGGAAAGGACGTTCGGAGAGCATTAAATTATCTTTTCGCCTTTCAGTAGCAATTACCTGGCATATGATACAATATCGTGTAAGAAAGTGACAATAAAGTGGTCAAAACAGTGGTGGGTGGATTTAATGCTCACATGCATTGTGTATGAGCGGGATATTAAATCAATTACTGAAGTTCTTATGAAAGAAAAAGTAATATTTCATCCACGGATATCCCCGACAGGAATTCCAAATTTCCAAAATTATGGATTCCGTGACTTTGTTCTACTCATCGATAGAAATATTTGTTCTTCATTATTACAACTATGCAAAAAAGGAGAACTTCCGAATCCACATGTAACCAGACTCATTGGGTGTTTAATGTTCTGGAGCATCTTTAACAATATTAGTGTAACTTCAGGTGTGGCATTAACAGAATATTTGAATTCAACCAATAACAGGTTAGCGGCTGGTACTGAGTTAAAAATGTTTCAAAAAATATTTAATTACTACCATCCAAATGTATGGTTAAATTTGGGGATGGGTAAAGAAATAGCTATTGAACCAATGAAGTTAGAAATTAATGATGTCCTTGAACTAAATTGGGACTTGGATCACTTTTATTTTCATTACGCCGAGATGCTCCATATCAGTTATTTGCTAAATCGAAATGATATGGAACCAGAAGAGAAGATGATTGAATATTTACAATGGACAAGCTCAAATCTTTTGTTTTCTCAATATACAACAATCTATGCCTGTATGTTATTTACAAACAGCATAAAGGCCATTCGATTTACAAAAAAGAAAGATATTCTAAAGGAATGTAGGAACCAAGCGTGGGATCTGACTTACTTGTCAGAATGGAGCACGTTGTATTGGGACGATATGTTGCATCAGCAAGTGTTCTTATTTTCGACATTTGACAAAGCTTTGAAACGAATATTTATAGAGACTCACTCAGCGGACGAAAATTTTTTGTATAAGTGGTTTGGTAGAAAAAATGGGGAAAAGATACTTCATGAGTATATTCGATTAACAAATCGCAAGACAAAAACAGGGATTAAAATGGATGATGTTAAGTCCATTATTAAACAAGAGGAAGATAAACTTATAGAATTATTGAATGGACAGTCAAATTAGTACCACTGTAAGAAGATAGAAAACATGGGTTTATGACTCGAAGGCATGAGTATGAGAGGTGCAATTTTTATGGACTGTTGTACTCAGACGAAGCGAGAGGGAACGATGAAAACGAGTTGCCCGAACTGCGGGCAAAACGGAAGACATGTGCCGCTGGTGACGCTCAAGTCTTTGCTAAAACCTGCGGCTTTGGCGACGCTTGAACCTGACCGTGATTACGCCTTTTGCCCTATCCCGTCCTGTGTGACGGTCTATTTTGCGTTGGACGGTTCGTTGACCTTCGCCGCGGGAGACTTGAAAGTTCCCGTCTTTCAAAAGGATTCGGGCATGGATGTCCCCGTTTGTTACTGTTTTGACTGGACGAGGGAACGAATCATGGAAGCCTTGCGACACGCCGTTGAGCCGCTTCAGGAAATCAAGAACCATGTTCAGGCGGGGCGTTGCGGTTGTGAAGTGAATAACCCCCAGGGGGCTTGTTGCATGGGGAACGTGGCGGAGTTTGTTCGACAGGTGAACGAGAACTGACCTGTTGAACATGGATCGGTTGTTCCGACGTAAGGGTGAGAAGTGATGGCAAAGGCGATTGTTTTGTTTTTGGCGGCAGGATTGGCGGAAATCGGTGGCGGGTATCTGGTTTGGCTATGGCTGAGGGAATCCAAACCGATATGGGTCGGCGTGCTGGGAGGGATAATCCTTGTGCTGTACGGGATCATTCCCACCCTGCAAAGCTTCCCGAACTTTGGCCGAGTATATGCCGCCTACGGCGGGGTCTTTATTATTTTGGCGGTCTTCTGGGGATGGTTCGTGGACAGGAAAACGCCCGATCTCTACGACTGGATCGGAGCGGTGATTTGCCTGGCGGGAGTTTCCGTCATGTTGTGGGGTCCGCGGTCTTGATCCGAAGGGAACAATTCGCATTTCCAAACAAGTTTATTTTGCATAACCATATAGTTATATGGTAAATTTATTATGAAGGAAGGTGAAAGGATGTGGACATCGAAAAATTGGCGGAGATGCTGAAAGCGTTGGCCGATCCCACCCGTTTGAAAATGCTCGCAATACTCCAGCATCGGGATTGTTGCGTATGCGAATTCGTTCCTGTGTTCAAGATCTCCCAGCCAGCGGTTTCCAAACATTTAAGCCGATTGAAAACGGCGGGGTTAGTCAAGGAGAGCCGCAAAGGGCAATGGGTGTTTTACTCTCTGAACCGTGAAGTTCTTGAACAGGTTGGATTGGCGTTGAGGCAGTTGCCCGACATGTCGGATGAATTGAAAGAGCTAGAAAAACAGGGACTATTGGTTAATGTTTGCTGTGAATAAGAAGGAGTGTATCACATGGGCAGTCAAAACATCAAAAGGTTGTCGTTTCTGGATCGGTATTTAACGGTGTGGATTTTTCTGGCCATGGCCGTTGGCATCGGTTGCGGTTATTTGTTTCCCAACATGGTGGACAACTTGAATGCTTTACAGGTCGGCACCACCTCCATTCCCATTGCCATCGGTTTGATCCTGATGATGTACCCGCCGCTGGCGAAAGTGCGATACGAGGAACTGG is from Caldalkalibacillus thermarum and encodes:
- a CDS encoding putative iron-sulfur cluster-binding metallochaperone, whose translation is MDCCTQTKREGTMKTSCPNCGQNGRHVPLVTLKSLLKPAALATLEPDRDYAFCPIPSCVTVYFALDGSLTFAAGDLKVPVFQKDSGMDVPVCYCFDWTRERIMEALRHAVEPLQEIKNHVQAGRCGCEVNNPQGACCMGNVAEFVRQVNEN
- a CDS encoding YnfA family protein, producing MAKAIVLFLAAGLAEIGGGYLVWLWLRESKPIWVGVLGGIILVLYGIIPTLQSFPNFGRVYAAYGGVFIILAVFWGWFVDRKTPDLYDWIGAVICLAGVSVMLWGPRS
- a CDS encoding ArsR/SmtB family transcription factor → MDIEKLAEMLKALADPTRLKMLAILQHRDCCVCEFVPVFKISQPAVSKHLSRLKTAGLVKESRKGQWVFYSLNREVLEQVGLALRQLPDMSDELKELEKQGLLVNVCCE